Proteins encoded in a region of the Brevundimonas vesicularis genome:
- a CDS encoding Lrp/AsnC family transcriptional regulator produces MSLLDPLDQRLLQRLRADGRISNADLASAVGLSPSACLRRVRRLEERGVIRGYAAVLANDSHDGVVAYVEITLEKQTDDHMRRFEAAVRNHPEIRDCYLMAGEADYIVRAVAPDIAAYEVIHKDVLSRLPGVSRIHSSLAIRNVLAARA; encoded by the coding sequence GTGTCCTTGCTTGATCCCCTCGACCAACGCCTCCTTCAACGGCTCCGCGCCGATGGGCGCATCAGCAATGCGGACCTGGCCTCCGCCGTCGGTCTGTCGCCCTCCGCCTGCCTGCGGCGCGTGCGGCGGCTGGAAGAGCGCGGGGTGATCCGAGGCTATGCCGCCGTCTTGGCCAACGACAGCCACGACGGCGTCGTCGCCTATGTCGAGATCACGCTGGAGAAGCAGACCGACGACCACATGCGCCGGTTCGAGGCGGCCGTCCGCAACCACCCGGAAATCCGCGACTGCTATCTGATGGCGGGCGAGGCCGACTACATCGTCCGCGCCGTCGCGCCCGACATCGCCGCCTATGAGGTGATCCACAAGGACGTGCTGTCGCGCCTGCCGGGCGTGTCGCGCATCCACTCCAGCCTGGCGATCCGCAACGTCCTGGCGGCCCGCGCCTGA